Proteins found in one Sphingomonas sp. SORGH_AS_0879 genomic segment:
- a CDS encoding dicarboxylate/amino acid:cation symporter has protein sequence MIAQDYAVAEAPKRARIWSHLYVQVIFAIALGAIIGHFWPSFGEALKPLGDGFIKLVKMIIAPVIFLTVVTGIAGMRELGSVGRVAGKAFFYFITVSTFALVVGLIVANVVQPGAGMNVDPATLNAGSVTEYAAKAHDTTVTGFLLGIIPDTLVSAFTQGNILQVLMVAILFGIAMALVGEPAKPLLNSLERLSVVVFRLVGILMRAAPIGAFGAIAFTIGKYGVGSLVSLGALVATFYLTSILFVVVVLGTIARLNGFSVLKLIRYLKAELLLVLGTSSSEAALPSLLQKMEKAGCEKSVVGLVVPTGYSFNLDGTNIYMTLAALFIAQACGVDLSLGQQLALLLVAMLSSKGAAGVTGAGFITLAATLSIVPTVPLAGMALILGIDRFMSECRSLTNFIGNAVATVVVARWEGALDKDALDAALNNKPALPAARVAMA, from the coding sequence ATGATCGCCCAGGATTATGCCGTAGCAGAGGCGCCCAAGCGGGCGCGGATCTGGTCGCATCTTTACGTACAGGTCATATTCGCGATCGCGCTGGGCGCGATCATCGGCCATTTCTGGCCGAGCTTCGGCGAGGCGCTGAAGCCGCTTGGCGACGGCTTCATCAAATTGGTGAAGATGATCATCGCCCCCGTCATCTTCCTGACGGTAGTCACCGGCATCGCCGGTATGCGCGAACTCGGCTCGGTCGGTCGCGTCGCGGGCAAGGCCTTTTTCTACTTCATCACCGTATCGACCTTTGCGCTGGTCGTCGGCCTGATCGTCGCCAATGTCGTTCAACCGGGCGCGGGCATGAATGTCGATCCCGCCACGCTGAACGCCGGGTCGGTGACGGAATATGCCGCCAAGGCGCATGACACCACCGTCACCGGCTTCCTGCTGGGCATCATTCCCGACACGCTGGTCAGCGCCTTCACCCAGGGCAATATCCTCCAGGTGCTGATGGTCGCGATCCTGTTCGGCATTGCGATGGCGCTGGTCGGCGAGCCCGCCAAGCCGCTGCTGAACAGCCTGGAGCGGCTGAGCGTCGTCGTCTTCCGTCTGGTCGGCATCCTGATGCGCGCCGCGCCCATCGGCGCCTTCGGTGCGATCGCCTTCACCATCGGCAAATATGGCGTCGGCAGCCTGGTCAGCCTGGGCGCGCTGGTCGCCACCTTCTACCTCACCTCGATCCTGTTCGTCGTCGTCGTGCTGGGCACCATCGCCCGCCTCAACGGCTTCTCCGTCCTGAAACTGATCCGCTACCTCAAGGCCGAGCTGCTGCTCGTCCTCGGCACCTCCTCGTCCGAAGCCGCGCTGCCCAGCCTGCTCCAGAAGATGGAAAAGGCCGGTTGCGAAAAATCGGTCGTCGGCCTGGTCGTGCCGACCGGCTATTCGTTCAACCTGGACGGCACCAACATCTACATGACGCTGGCGGCGCTGTTCATCGCCCAGGCTTGCGGCGTGGACCTGTCGCTGGGTCAGCAGCTGGCGCTGCTGCTCGTCGCGATGCTCAGCTCGAAGGGCGCGGCGGGCGTCACCGGTGCGGGCTTCATCACGCTGGCCGCCACCCTGTCGATCGTGCCCACCGTGCCGCTGGCGGGCATGGCGCTGATCCTGGGCATCGACCGGTTCATGTCGGAATGCCGCAGCCTGACCAACTTCATCGGAAACGCGGTGGCAACCGTCGTCGTCGCCCGTTGGGAAGGCGCACTCGACAAAGACGCGCTTGACGCCGCGCTGAACAACAAGCCCGCCCTTCCGGCGGCACGGGTCGCCATGGCCTGA
- a CDS encoding alginate export family protein — MKKFVGLAGTAAVTVMGLLAAPAGAQTVTPQAAAEPASPASTAYPTSAAGDGNTVGGYNQSRWAEDWRKFCDPAKRDDVIDALKCVKLTEDGKSYVTFSGELRTRVNITTNPNLREVEQQRQDIARIVGGADVHLGDHFRVFGELGRAELQGINLGTPAGNLRNQLAVQQLFAEVKGKALGLDVGVRAGRQEFFDGPQLLTVGRDNNTLYFVLDGVRAYARGKDARVDVFDLNYVTYGFKGIGDDKTNPDVRFSGATFGFRLSPKLFGGSKLYLDPFIWRLRNRRAVWGPTTALEERYFLGLHAYGDAGPVNIDWTLNHQLGTFANRPISAWQAFVAQTYRLGKKADAPRVGFHFDYGSGGGSYERTGQLNTTNGLFGNNIYYSYGLFLTPTNLLYAAPNFTFTPIKGVRLATEYGFAWRPDEFDAVYRASGAALAGTQNVRGKKVAEVARLQATWTITPRLSFVGRYEHFKADTVLQRANLKSSDFWAGWLSFRF; from the coding sequence ATGAAGAAGTTCGTTGGGCTGGCCGGTACGGCTGCCGTCACCGTGATGGGACTGCTCGCCGCGCCCGCCGGTGCCCAGACCGTCACGCCGCAGGCCGCCGCCGAACCAGCCAGTCCGGCCAGCACCGCCTATCCCACCAGCGCGGCGGGCGACGGCAACACCGTCGGCGGCTATAACCAGTCGCGCTGGGCGGAGGACTGGCGGAAATTTTGCGACCCGGCCAAGCGCGACGATGTCATCGACGCACTGAAGTGCGTGAAGCTGACCGAGGATGGCAAATCCTATGTAACCTTCTCGGGCGAGTTGCGCACTCGCGTGAACATCACGACCAACCCCAATCTGCGCGAGGTGGAGCAGCAGCGCCAGGATATCGCCCGCATCGTCGGCGGAGCGGATGTGCATCTGGGCGATCATTTCCGCGTCTTCGGCGAACTGGGCCGCGCGGAACTACAGGGCATCAACCTGGGCACGCCCGCCGGCAATCTGCGCAACCAGCTGGCGGTGCAACAGCTCTTCGCCGAAGTGAAGGGCAAGGCGCTGGGTCTGGATGTCGGGGTGCGCGCCGGGCGGCAAGAGTTCTTCGACGGGCCGCAGCTCCTGACCGTGGGCCGGGACAACAACACGCTCTATTTCGTGCTCGACGGCGTGCGTGCCTATGCGCGCGGCAAGGATGCGCGGGTCGATGTGTTCGATCTCAACTACGTGACCTATGGCTTCAAGGGGATCGGCGACGACAAGACCAACCCCGACGTCCGCTTCAGCGGCGCGACCTTCGGGTTCCGCCTGTCGCCCAAGCTGTTCGGCGGGTCCAAGCTCTATCTCGATCCCTTCATCTGGCGGCTGCGCAACCGCCGCGCGGTCTGGGGTCCGACGACCGCGCTGGAGGAACGCTATTTCCTCGGCCTCCACGCTTATGGCGATGCGGGACCGGTCAATATCGACTGGACGCTCAACCATCAGTTGGGCACGTTCGCCAACCGTCCGATCTCGGCATGGCAGGCCTTCGTCGCCCAGACCTATCGCCTGGGCAAGAAGGCCGATGCGCCCCGCGTCGGGTTCCATTTCGACTATGGCTCGGGCGGCGGCTCCTATGAGCGCACAGGCCAGCTGAATACGACCAACGGCCTGTTCGGTAACAATATCTATTACAGCTACGGCCTGTTCCTGACGCCGACCAACCTGCTGTACGCCGCGCCGAACTTCACCTTCACGCCGATCAAGGGCGTGCGCCTGGCGACCGAATATGGCTTTGCCTGGCGACCGGACGAGTTCGACGCGGTCTATCGCGCGAGCGGTGCGGCGCTGGCGGGCACGCAGAATGTGCGCGGCAAGAAGGTCGCCGAGGTCGCCCGGTTGCAGGCGACCTGGACCATCACGCCACGTCTGTCGTTCGTCGGACGTTACGAACATTTCAAGGCGGACACCGTGTTGCAGCGGGCCAACCTGAAAAGCTCGGACTTCTGGGCGGGGTGGCTCAGCTTCCGCTTCTGA